A window of Arcobacter sp. CECT 8983 contains these coding sequences:
- the dnaE gene encoding DNA polymerase III subunit alpha, translating to MSEIPKFTHLHLHTEYSLLDGANKIKPLAKKIKELGMDSVAMTDHGNMFGAIDFYNAMRAQGVKPIIGMEAYIHNSEEIGDKSTKQRFHLCLYAKNDTGYKNLMYLSSQAYMHGFYYYPRINKKMLRENSEGLVCSAACLQGEVNWHLNLQNERNVKNGAKGYEEAKRIALEYKDIFGDDFYLEIMRHGIGDQHFVDDQILRISQETGIKVVATNDTHYLKQKDADAHEAFMCIAMNKLYDDPNRLRHSVHEFYLKSPEQIAMLYADIPEAIEATQEIADKCNLEIKLGDPTPPNFKFTRDKLREQNLEIPFPDEEYSLENDKALFIHECWKGLEDRLKIVPEEKHQEYRDRLQVEIDIINNMKFPGYMLIVWDFVIVAKQMKIPVGPGRGSAAGSLVAYSLYITDIDPMPYGLLFERFLNPERVSMPDIDMDFCQSRRGEIIDYVVQQYGRENVAQIITFGKLLAKGVIRDVARVLDMPYSKADAMAKLIPDELGINLVDSYEKEPKIKELCDSDPLSKRVWEFALALEGLNRNAGTHAAGVVISNEPLWKKTPLFKPSGLDTIATQYNGKYVEDVDLIKFDFLGLKTLTVIEEANKLIEKRHGKRVDFLTTDVNDKGVYDLIQTGNTIGLFQIESAGMQDLAKRLKPSGFEDIIAMLALYRPGPMESGMLDDFIDRKHGRAEISYFYDEFIEPLQPILEPTYGVIVYQEQVMQIVQTIGGFSLGGADLVRRAMGKKIKEEMDRLKGEFAQGGVKKGYVKEHCEELFDLIVKFAGYGFNKSHSAAYGLVTFYTSYLKCYYPAEFMAALLTLEKDNTDKVVKYVDEVKRLGLDLFPPDINKSDLVFSAKKIDGEEVVMFGMGAIKGAGDVAINSILKERKENGDFKDMSDFISRIDGSKVNKRVIESLTKSGAFDCFMYSRKSLLDQIEVIGDTVSKAMTAKKMATGSLFGDSEELTRIELDLEHLPEYEPKEILEFEKASLGFYVSGHPLDSYREDLDKISYTLSSEIDEVADGSQALIIGKIEEITQKISKKGNKFGIANILDLHGNIEIMLFENRLKELEEKFDLNEPIAFKVKVTKDGDFTRMNILKIESLDDAKKEKIKTKHREKEEPPLTVALPFNHTDETMFKLFEIVANNQGKRSLRVIVKSKLADVELETGFAVTSQVETLIKQIDGAYVVA from the coding sequence ATGTCAGAAATACCAAAGTTTACCCATTTACATTTACATACAGAATATTCATTACTTGATGGTGCAAACAAGATTAAACCCCTTGCAAAAAAAATAAAAGAGTTAGGAATGGACAGTGTTGCCATGACAGACCATGGAAACATGTTTGGAGCTATTGACTTTTATAATGCAATGAGAGCGCAAGGTGTAAAACCAATCATTGGAATGGAAGCATATATTCACAACTCTGAAGAAATAGGTGACAAATCTACAAAACAAAGATTTCACTTATGTTTATATGCAAAAAATGACACTGGATATAAAAACCTTATGTATCTTTCATCACAAGCTTATATGCATGGTTTTTACTACTATCCTAGAATTAATAAAAAGATGTTAAGGGAAAATTCTGAAGGTCTAGTTTGTAGTGCTGCTTGTCTTCAAGGAGAAGTAAACTGGCATTTAAATTTACAAAATGAAAGAAACGTAAAAAACGGTGCTAAAGGTTATGAAGAAGCGAAAAGAATTGCCTTAGAATACAAAGATATCTTTGGAGATGATTTTTATTTAGAGATTATGAGACATGGTATTGGTGACCAGCACTTTGTTGATGACCAAATCTTAAGAATTTCACAAGAAACAGGAATAAAAGTAGTTGCTACAAATGATACACACTACTTAAAACAAAAAGATGCTGATGCCCATGAAGCATTTATGTGTATTGCAATGAATAAACTTTATGATGATCCAAATAGATTAAGACACTCAGTTCATGAATTTTATTTAAAATCACCAGAACAAATTGCAATGCTTTATGCTGATATTCCTGAAGCAATAGAAGCAACTCAAGAGATTGCTGATAAATGTAATTTAGAGATAAAACTAGGAGATCCTACTCCACCAAACTTTAAATTTACTAGAGATAAATTAAGAGAACAAAATCTTGAAATACCATTTCCAGATGAAGAATACTCTTTAGAAAACGATAAAGCCTTATTTATCCATGAATGTTGGAAAGGTTTAGAAGATAGACTTAAAATTGTTCCAGAGGAAAAACATCAAGAGTATAGAGACCGACTTCAAGTTGAAATTGATATTATTAATAACATGAAATTCCCAGGATATATGCTTATTGTATGGGATTTCGTTATTGTAGCAAAACAGATGAAAATCCCTGTTGGTCCAGGAAGGGGTTCTGCTGCGGGAAGTTTAGTTGCCTATTCTTTATATATTACAGATATTGACCCTATGCCTTATGGCTTACTATTTGAGAGGTTCCTAAATCCAGAAAGGGTATCGATGCCCGATATTGATATGGACTTCTGCCAAAGTAGAAGGGGAGAAATTATTGACTATGTTGTTCAACAGTATGGTAGGGAAAACGTTGCTCAAATTATTACCTTTGGTAAACTTCTTGCAAAAGGGGTTATTAGAGACGTTGCCAGAGTTCTTGATATGCCATACTCAAAAGCAGATGCAATGGCAAAGCTTATTCCAGATGAACTTGGAATTAATCTTGTAGATTCATATGAAAAAGAACCAAAGATTAAAGAACTTTGTGACTCAGATCCACTATCAAAAAGAGTGTGGGAGTTTGCTTTAGCCTTAGAAGGTCTAAATAGAAATGCAGGTACACACGCAGCTGGTGTTGTTATTTCAAATGAACCTTTATGGAAAAAAACACCTCTATTTAAACCTTCTGGACTAGATACAATTGCAACCCAATATAATGGTAAATATGTAGAAGATGTTGACTTAATTAAATTCGACTTCTTAGGTCTAAAGACCCTAACAGTTATTGAAGAAGCAAATAAACTTATTGAAAAAAGACATGGAAAAAGAGTTGACTTCTTAACAACAGATGTTAATGATAAAGGTGTTTATGACCTAATCCAAACAGGTAATACAATTGGATTATTCCAGATAGAATCGGCTGGTATGCAAGATCTTGCAAAAAGACTTAAACCTTCAGGATTTGAAGATATCATTGCGATGCTTGCACTTTATAGACCAGGTCCGATGGAGTCAGGGATGCTTGATGACTTTATTGATAGAAAACATGGACGAGCAGAAATTTCTTACTTCTATGATGAATTTATTGAACCATTACAACCTATTCTAGAACCAACTTACGGGGTTATTGTTTACCAAGAGCAAGTTATGCAGATTGTGCAGACAATCGGTGGTTTCTCACTTGGTGGTGCGGACTTAGTTAGACGGGCTATGGGTAAAAAAATTAAAGAAGAGATGGATAGACTTAAAGGTGAGTTTGCCCAAGGTGGAGTAAAAAAAGGTTATGTAAAAGAGCATTGTGAAGAACTGTTCGACCTGATTGTAAAATTCGCAGGATATGGTTTTAATAAATCTCACTCAGCTGCTTATGGATTAGTTACATTCTATACCTCATATTTAAAATGCTACTACCCTGCTGAATTTATGGCGGCACTTCTTACACTAGAAAAAGATAACACAGATAAAGTTGTAAAATATGTGGATGAAGTTAAAAGATTAGGTCTAGATCTTTTCCCACCTGATATAAATAAATCTGACCTTGTATTCTCTGCAAAGAAAATTGATGGTGAAGAAGTTGTAATGTTTGGTATGGGTGCTATTAAAGGTGCAGGTGATGTTGCTATTAACTCAATTTTAAAAGAAAGAAAAGAGAATGGTGACTTTAAAGATATGTCTGACTTTATTTCTCGTATTGATGGAAGTAAAGTAAATAAAAGAGTAATAGAATCCCTTACAAAATCAGGTGCTTTTGATTGCTTTATGTATTCTAGAAAATCTTTATTAGATCAAATAGAAGTTATTGGTGATACAGTAAGTAAAGCAATGACTGCAAAAAAAATGGCAACGGGATCACTTTTTGGTGACAGTGAAGAGCTTACTAGAATTGAACTTGATTTAGAACACTTACCAGAATATGAACCAAAAGAGATACTAGAGTTTGAGAAAGCTTCTTTAGGTTTTTATGTATCAGGACACCCTTTAGATAGCTATAGAGAAGACCTTGATAAAATTTCTTATACTCTTAGTTCAGAAATTGATGAAGTTGCAGATGGTTCACAAGCATTGATTATTGGTAAAATTGAAGAAATAACTCAAAAAATTTCAAAAAAAGGAAATAAATTTGGTATTGCCAATATCCTTGACCTTCACGGAAATATTGAGATTATGCTTTTTGAAAATAGATTAAAAGAGCTTGAAGAAAAGTTTGATTTAAATGAGCCAATTGCATTTAAAGTAAAAGTTACAAAAGATGGTGATTTTACTAGAATGAATATCCTAAAGATTGAATCTTTAGATGATGCAAAAAAAGAGAAAATTAAAACAAAACATAGGGAAAAAGAAGAGCCACCTTTAACTGTTGCTCTACCATTTAATCATACAGATGAAACTATGTTTAAACTTTTTGAAATAGTTGCCAATAATCAAGGGAAAAGAAGTTTACGAGTAATTGTAAAATCAAAGCTTGCAGATGTAGAACTAGAGACAGGGTTTGCTGTTACTTCACAAGTAGAGACCCTAATTAAACAAATTGATGGAGCTTATGTAGTTGCATGA
- a CDS encoding patatin-like phospholipase family protein — protein MKLGLVLSGGAARGAFHLGVLQFLEEQNIKIDTYSGSSIGAIISVSHASGISAKEQLKIFSSNDIKQVLKFNYLNKGLLKIDTKHQILNELLPIKKLEDLPKKVYINAYDLKSKKLYYFDKGDSHELCMASSALTPLFRPIKYKNMELIDGGLFDNMPIKPLLDLKHEIYTVDVMPSKNILNEKASYNPIKRIKRKIFKQLIENAKYSIEHTNHYITSPKIRHFKMFTFKELNNCFNLGYKEAQKHF, from the coding sequence ATGAAACTAGGATTAGTATTAAGTGGTGGTGCAGCAAGGGGAGCTTTTCATCTTGGAGTATTACAGTTTTTAGAAGAACAAAATATTAAAATAGATACTTATTCAGGTAGCTCAATTGGAGCTATTATCTCAGTTTCCCATGCAAGTGGAATAAGTGCAAAAGAACAACTAAAAATTTTCTCATCAAATGACATCAAACAAGTTTTAAAATTTAATTACCTCAACAAAGGTTTATTAAAAATAGATACAAAACACCAAATACTAAATGAGCTTCTTCCAATAAAAAAACTTGAAGACCTACCAAAGAAAGTATATATAAATGCCTATGATTTAAAATCAAAAAAGCTTTACTATTTTGATAAAGGAGATAGTCATGAACTTTGTATGGCATCAAGTGCTTTAACACCTCTATTTAGACCTATAAAATATAAAAATATGGAACTAATAGATGGAGGTTTATTTGACAATATGCCTATCAAACCCTTACTTGATTTAAAACATGAAATATATACAGTAGATGTAATGCCTAGTAAAAATATCCTAAATGAAAAAGCTAGTTACAATCCAATTAAGAGAATAAAAAGAAAAATCTTCAAACAACTAATTGAAAATGCAAAATATAGCATAGAACATACAAATCACTATATTACTTCCCCTAAAATAAGGCACTTTAAAATGTTTACTTTTAAAGAGCTAAATAATTGTTTTAACTTAGGATATAAAGAAGCACAAAAACATTTTTAG
- the surE gene encoding 5'/3'-nucleotidase SurE translates to MKQILITNDDGFDAIGLKALVEALSSLAKIVVVAPAKNKSACGHSLTLDKPLRMVNVDDDFYKIDDGTPTDCVFISLNNLFKEGYKPDLVISGINIGANMGEDVTYSGTAAGAMEAVLQGVPAIAISQVCKDRCQDIKNGWDFALAKDTIFKLAKKILANEFPLGKRRFLNVNIPPIKKEECKGIKITKAGFREYGNDTHRHYNPRGEEYYWIGLHPLIWQESENKDCDFEAIKANYISITPIMLDLTSYDDIDKLNTWIKE, encoded by the coding sequence ATGAAACAAATATTAATTACAAATGATGATGGCTTTGATGCAATAGGACTTAAAGCTTTAGTTGAGGCTTTATCTTCTCTTGCTAAAATAGTAGTAGTTGCTCCTGCTAAAAATAAATCAGCTTGTGGTCACTCATTAACCCTTGACAAACCACTTAGAATGGTAAATGTGGATGATGATTTTTATAAAATTGATGATGGTACTCCAACTGATTGTGTTTTTATCTCATTAAATAATCTATTTAAAGAAGGATATAAACCTGATTTAGTAATTAGTGGTATAAATATTGGTGCAAATATGGGTGAAGATGTAACTTACAGTGGAACTGCTGCAGGAGCTATGGAAGCAGTGCTTCAAGGTGTTCCTGCAATTGCTATTTCACAAGTATGTAAAGATAGATGCCAAGATATTAAAAATGGTTGGGACTTTGCTCTTGCAAAAGATACTATTTTTAAACTTGCTAAAAAAATATTAGCTAATGAGTTTCCTTTAGGCAAAAGAAGATTTTTAAATGTAAATATCCCTCCTATAAAAAAAGAAGAGTGTAAAGGAATAAAAATTACTAAAGCTGGTTTTAGAGAGTATGGCAATGATACTCATAGGCACTATAACCCAAGAGGAGAAGAGTATTATTGGATTGGATTACATCCATTAATTTGGCAAGAAAGTGAGAATAAAGATTGTGATTTTGAAGCCATTAAAGCAAACTATATATCAATTACTCCTATAATGCTAGACTTAACTTCTTATGATGATATAGACAAATTAAATACATGGATAAAGGAATAA
- a CDS encoding UDP-2,3-diacylglucosamine diphosphatase, which produces MKYKSIFISDVHLGTKHSNTKMLLDFFKHNDSENLFLVGDIIDGWSIKRKFIWPQTHSDVIQKILKKARKGCKVTFITGNHDEFLRPFVPLILGDSLDIKNELEYKSIKGKKYLITHGDFFDSITMTKKWLAILGDYGYDLLLNVNQFLNYFRNKLGIKSKWSLSKYVKDNVKSSVSFITDFEDTLANHAKHKQYDGIICGHIHKAEIRNIDTIEYLNCGDWVESCTAVVETLEGEFKIINWLDK; this is translated from the coding sequence ATGAAATATAAAAGTATCTTTATCTCAGATGTTCATTTAGGAACAAAACATTCAAATACAAAAATGTTGCTTGATTTTTTTAAGCACAATGATAGTGAAAACCTTTTTTTAGTTGGTGATATTATTGATGGTTGGTCTATAAAAAGGAAGTTTATCTGGCCTCAAACCCATTCTGATGTCATTCAAAAAATACTTAAAAAAGCAAGAAAAGGTTGTAAGGTTACATTTATAACTGGTAACCATGATGAGTTTTTAAGACCTTTTGTTCCTTTGATATTAGGAGACTCTTTGGATATAAAAAATGAGTTGGAATATAAGTCAATCAAGGGCAAAAAATATCTCATAACACACGGTGATTTCTTTGATTCAATAACAATGACTAAAAAATGGCTTGCTATCTTAGGTGATTATGGATATGACTTATTATTAAACGTAAATCAGTTTTTAAACTACTTTAGAAACAAGCTTGGAATCAAATCAAAATGGTCACTATCAAAATATGTCAAAGACAATGTTAAATCCTCTGTCTCTTTTATCACTGATTTTGAAGATACCCTTGCAAATCATGCAAAACATAAACAATATGATGGCATAATATGTGGACATATCCATAAAGCAGAGATACGAAATATAGATACAATAGAGTATCTAAACTGTGGGGATTGGGTTGAGTCTTGTACTGCAGTTGTTGAAACTTTAGAGGGAGAATTTAAAATCATAAATTGGCTAGATAAATGA